From a region of the Triticum aestivum cultivar Chinese Spring chromosome 7D, IWGSC CS RefSeq v2.1, whole genome shotgun sequence genome:
- the LOC123170126 gene encoding ESCRT-related protein CHMP1, whose translation MGNPEKLMAQIFDLKFTSKSLQRQARKCEKEEKEQKLKVKKAIEKGNVDGARIYAENAIRKRTEHMNYLRLASRLDAVVARLDTQAKMQAIGKSMGSIVKSLDSSLATGNLQKMSETMDSFERQFVNMEVQAEFMEGAMAGSTSLSTPETEVNSLMQQVADDYGLEVSVGLPQAAAHAIPAAKDKEKVDEDDLTRRLAELKARG comes from the coding sequence atgggcaaCCCGGAGAAGCTGATGGCGCAGATCTTCGACCTCAAGTTCACGTCCAAGTCGCTGCAGCGGCAGGCGCGCAAGtgcgagaaggaggagaaggagcagAAGCTCAAGGTGAAGAAGGCCATCGAGAAGGGCAACGTGGACGGCGCCCGGATCTACGCCGAGAACGCCATCCGCAAGCGCACCGAGCACATGAACTACCTCCGCCTCGCCTCCCGCCTCGACGCCGTCGTCGCGCGCCTCGACACGCAGGCCAAGATGCAGGCCATCGGCAAGTCCATGGGCAGCATCGTCAAGTCGCTCGACTCCTCCCTCGCCACGGGCAACCTCCAGAAGATGTCCGAGACCATGGACAGCTTCGAGCGCCAGTTCGTCAACATGGAGGTCCAGGCCGAGTTCATGGAGGGCGCCATGGCCGGCTCCACCTCCCTCTCCACGCCCGAGACCGAGGTCAACTCCCTCATGCAGCAGGTCGCCGACGACTACGGCCTCGAGGTCTCCGTCGGCCTCCCCCAGGCCGCAGCCCACGCCATCCCGGCCGCCAAGGACAAGGAGAAGGTCGACGAGGACGACCTCACCCGCCGCCTCGCCGAGCTCAAGGCCCGCGGCTGA
- the LOC123171434 gene encoding putative FBD-associated F-box protein At5g22720, which produces MKLRSGRRLGSPAPPRSAGGADRISTLPDDLLLLVLAHLRCVRAAARASVLSRRWRDLWTRLPSLVFRDVVFPSVEPVLARVISSASSVSLLDICLRERPFSVRAAEPCVSVASLLRATAQLSPVQLILAIPVCEAMLYERVELPCFQRAKSISLSSSISLQPPATGELFPALTTLVLSGCSSDVGALVLRCPRLRVLRYTLPGGWRFGITVNSASLRELVVEDTEHWTFVCKIDLVAPMLEQLTLSSHVSPRISLSVLAPMAGNISWHCHYNVTLMGLGDWILETLSWLSTLLS; this is translated from the coding sequence ATGAAGCTCCGATCGGGGCGTCGCCTCGGCTCACCAGCGCCGCCGCGATCGGCCGGCGGAGCGGACCGCATCAGCACCCTTCCCGACGATCTGCTCCTCTTGGTCCTCGCCCACCTCCGCTGCGTCCGCGCCGCCGCGCGCGCAAGCGTCCTCTCCCGCCGGTGGCGTGACCTCTGGACCCGCCTCCCCTCCCTCGTCTTCCGTGACGTCGTCTTCCCCTCCGTGGAACCGGTGCTCGCCCGCGTGATATCCTCCGCCTCGTCAGTATCCCTCCTGGACATCTGCCTCCGAGAGCGACCCTTCTCGGTCCGTGCGGCGGAGCCCTGCGTCAGCGTTGCCTCGCTGCTACGCGCCACCGCGCAGCTCTCACCGGTGCAGCTCATCCTCGCAATCCCGGTATGCGAAGCCATGTTGTACGAGAGGGTCGAGCTGCCGTGCTTCCAGCGCGCCAAGTCCATCTCGCTCTCCTCTTCCATCTCCCTCCAGCCGCCGGCCACCGGTGAATTATTCCCCGCGCTCACCACGCTGGTGCTCTCGGGCTGCTCCTCGGACGTGGGCGCCCTGGTGCTCCGCTGCCCACGCCTGCGCGTGCTCAGGTACACCTTGCCCGGCGGCTGGCGGTTTGGCATCACGGTCAACTCGGCGTCGCTCCGGGAGCTTGTCGTCGAGGACACAGAACATTGGACATTTGTATGTAAGATCGACCTCGTAGCACCCATGCTCGAGCAACTAACATTGTCCTCTCACGTCTCGCCTCGCATCAGCCTCTCTGTCTTGGCGCCGATGGCTGGCAATATTTCATGGCACTGCCATTACAACGTCACGTTAATGGGGCTCGGTGACTGGATACTCGAGACACTGAGCTGGCTGTCGACCCTGCTGAGCTGA
- the LOC123171435 gene encoding uncharacterized protein — translation MQGYTFRLNLPRLHKISGSATVMDTTSVQLSVPPSDAMEAAGVGKCLFPALTALDLCGYYIEDGLATLLPHCPRLRVLRYAAQYHPDYEDYAITVHSSTLRELVVEESGVNFVCRIDIAVPALKQLTVYFEAREDLTVSVLAPMAEKVSCRCRYGGGWFTGFGCWEIEKVSLFSPSPSPAPTAQTRRPTLLRIDACKGDDWLFTADDYPADHLEQELEKHLQQQVAADLSAIDLELHLTSLGHVYGAFVLLLLGTRPVRTFKLALLMPECKFFIHIAEMRVLRNVEDVGGENLTGKLSLAPVETLWNEWEIHCLVLTSLALQFLLFLAAGMRRRSTSCILGAVLWLAYLLADSVAVFVLGHLAVRVSGPQHELIAFWAPFLLVHLGGQDTITALSMQDNELWNRHLLGLVSQVAVAGYVVSKPSWTDKRLLAATVLVFLSGSFKYAVRTCCLYIARPAQIRGASMRILSDTLTMLKDATEDVGHAPTLLRTQRDLLRFWNAKFDLMLGKSDKRGFLLEKEIYQDAKEIMSVDAPPNNKESVLLRDDLPNMLEKFQSTSCLHQPYDYVGRNLVKCYERFYTKMPLLRFFHTVGAELILTVYCSNLGIGKFIIFSTIMIIWLIVILLQNFPIPIALVLFTMAEKGNQIHNRADVTVSYILLIGAIILDVSSASMSILSFVGSNICRGRIKIMVLSVANYIQPTCYKRQWSEELAQYSMVKRYATGDARGMPYVRQWIGKRLIACGVELLDPSMTHTHVTEDLKGFVLNKLVQFGIKKQYNFADFRGQLALQEWRKNGPGTEALYYSINEVKDFPTSILIWHIATDICYYSGSSCTANTECDRSKKKKKLSRELSN, via the exons ATGCAAG GTTATACATTTAGGCTCAACTTGCCCAGGCTCCATAAaatttctggctccgccactgtcaTGGACACAACTTCCGTCCAGCTCAGCGTGCCGCCGTCCGACGccatggaggcagccggcgtcggCAAGTGCCTATTTCCCGCGCTCACGGCGCTCGACCTCTGCGGCTACTACATCGAAGACGGCCTTGCCACCCTTCTCCCCCACTGCCCGCGCCTGCGAGTGCTCCGGTACGCCGCCCAGTACCATCCCGACTACGAGGACTACGCCATCACCGTCCACTCGTCGACGCTGCGCGAGCTCGTAGTGGAGGAAAGTGGGGTGAATTTTGTATGCCGCATCGACATCGCGGTGCCCGCGCTCAAGCAGCTCACCGTGTACTTCGAGGCCCGCGAGGACCTCACCGTGTCCGTACTGGCGCCGATGGCGGAGAAGGTCTCATGTCGCTGCCGTTATGGTGGCGGCTGGTTTACAGGGTTTGGGTGTTGGGAAATTGAGAAGGTGAGCTTATTCTCGCCGTCACCATCACCGGCCCCGACGGCACAGACACGGCGACCTACGCTGCTGCGCATTGATGCTTGCAAA GGGGATGACTGGTTATTTACAGCCGACGATTACCCGGCCGATCACTTAGAGCAAGAGTTAGAGAAGCATCTGCAGCAGCAGGTTGCCGCCGACTTGTCCGCCATTGATTTGGAGCTGCATCTCACGTCTCTAGGCCACGTCTATGGAGCATTCGTGTTGCTTCTCCTCGGGACGCGTCCGGTTCGCACCTTCAAGCTTGCGCTACTCATGCCTGAATGCAAG TTTTTTATCCACATTGCAGAAATGAGGGTGCTGAGAAATGTTGAAGATGTTGGTGGGGAAAATCTGACGGGAAAACTAAG CTTGGCGCCTGTGGAAACTTTGTGGAACGAATGGGAGATCCACTGCCTGGTGCTCACGAGCTTGGCATTGcaattcctcctcttcctcgcagCAGGGATGCGAAGGCGTAGCACATCGTGCATCCTCGGCGCCGTCCTGTGGCTCGCCTACCTGTTAGCCGACTCTGTGGCTGTCTTCGTCCTTGGCCACCTCGCCGTCCGCGTGAGCGGACCACAACACGAGCTCATCGCCTTCTGGGCACCATTCCTGCTCGTCCACCTGGGCGGACAGGACACCATCACCGCCCTGTCCATGCAGGACAATGAGTTGTGGAATCGTCACCTCCTAGGCCTCGTCTCCCAGGTGGCAGTGGCCGGCTATGTCGTGTCCAAGCCGTCTTGGACAGATAAGCGGCTGTTGGCTGCCACCGTGCTCGTCTTCCTCTCTGGGAGCTTCAAGTATGCTGTCCGCACTTGCTGCCTTTACATAGCCAGGCCAGCACAAATCAGGGGTGCATCCATGCGTATTTTGTCAGACACACTAACGATGCTGAAGGATGCCACGGAAGATGTAGGACATGCGCCCACACTCCTGAGAACACAGAGAGATTTACTTAGGTTTTGGAATGCCAAATTTGATTTGATGCTGGGTAAATCTGACAAGAGGGGTTTTCTTTTGGAGAAGGAAATATATCAAGATGCCAAGGAAATCATGTCGGTGGACGCTCCTCCAAATAACAAGGAGAGCGTTTTACTTCGGGATGATCTGCCAAACATGCTAGAGAAGTTTCAATCAACCTCATGCCTCCATCAGCCATATGACTATGTTGGCAGAAATTTGGTAAAATGTTATGAGAGGTTCTACACAAAAATGCCACTTCTACGTTTCTTCCACACGGTCGGTGCCGAACTTATTTTAACCGTATACTGTAGCAATTTAGGTATTGGAAAATTCATTATTTTTTCGACTATTATGATTATCTGGTTGATAGTTATCCTACTCCAAAATTTTCCTATCCCGATAGCCCTAGTGCTCTTCACCATGGCTGAAAAGGGGAACCAAATCCATAATAGAGCTGATGTTACTGTGTCCTACATATTGCTCATAGGAGCCATAATCCTAGACGTGTCCTCTGCCTCCATGTCCATTCTTTCCTTCGTGGGATCCAACATTTGTAGAGGTAGGATTAAAATCATGGTCTTGAGTGTGGCCAACTACATTCAGCCAACATGTTACAAAAGACAGTGGTCCGAGGAGTTAGCGCAATACAGCATGGTTAAGAGGTACGCCACAGGAGATGCTAGAGGCATGCCATATGTGCGGCAATGGATTGGCAAGCGTTTAATAGCTTGCGGTGTCGAACTATTGGATCCAAGCATGACACACACACATGTCACCGAAGATCTCAAGGGGTTTGTCCTCAACAAATTGGTACAGTTTGGAATTAAAAAACAGTACAATTTTGCCGATTTCCGTGGCCAGCTAGCACTTCAAGAGTGGAGGAAGAATGGTCCAGGGACGGAGGCTCTGTATTATAGCATCAACGAGGTGAAGGATTTCCCCACAAGCATCCTAATCTGGCATATTGCAACAGACATTTGCTACTACTCTGGAAGCAGCTGCACGGCCAACACAGAATGTGATaggtcgaagaagaagaagaaattgaGCAGAGAGCTGTCAAATTAG